From a region of the Paralichthys olivaceus isolate ysfri-2021 chromosome 4, ASM2471397v2, whole genome shotgun sequence genome:
- the LOC109636967 gene encoding lymphocyte antigen 6S-like, giving the protein MQLFGALVLFMTLSTACGLRCYTCTATKPKSCTDTKACPVIFNRCFSLKVDKYNIVTKGCQTSMVCGGAMDCCKGDLCNSAALIAPSVILLLVPSAIITLFL; this is encoded by the exons ATGCAGCTGTTTGGAGCACTGGTCCTGTTTATGACTCTATCCACAG catgCGGACTAAGATGCTACACCTGCACAGCCACCAAGCCTAAATCCTGCACAGACACCAAAGCTTGTCCCGTCATCTTCAACCGCTGTTTCTCTCTAAAAGTAGACA AATACAACATTGTTACCAAGGGCTGCCAAACCAGTATGGTATGTGGAGGTGCCATGGATTGCTGTAAGGGGGACTTGTGTAACAGCGCCGCACTGATTGCTCCCAGCGTCATTCTCCTGCTGGTGCCCTCCGCCATCATCACGCTGTTCCTCTGA
- the LOC138407465 gene encoding lymphocyte antigen 6S-like — MQLFGALVLFMTLSTACGLRCYTCTATKPKSCTDTKACPVIFNRCFSLKVDEYNIVTKGCQTSMVCGGAMDCCKGDLCNSAALIAPSVILLLVPSAIITLFL; from the exons ATGCAGCTGTTTGGAGCACTGGTCCTGTTTATGACTCTATCCACAG catgCGGACTAAGATGCTACACCTGCACAGCCACCAAGCCTAAATCCTGCACAGACACCAAAGCTTGTCCCGTCATCTTCAACCGCTGTTTCTCTCTAAAAGTAGACG AATACAACATTGTTACCAAGGGCTGCCAAACCAGTATGGTATGTGGAGGTGCCATGGATTGCTGTAAGGGGGACTTGTGTAACAGCGCCGCACTGATTGCTCCCAGCGTCATTCTCCTGCTGGTGCCCTCCGCCATCATCACGCTGTTCCTCTGA